A window of Verrucomicrobiota bacterium contains these coding sequences:
- a CDS encoding lysylphosphatidylglycerol synthase transmembrane domain-containing protein — MSDNQSNSPHKFGKYLRYGLQGVILGIIATAIILFFTTEEATWDYIAQFNWWYAPVILSAIVVAWFCNGGRIWINSRALGHQLQYRQAISVSMSTEFGIAASPAGMGGTALRLFLLKKAHVPLTTSASMLAADVMVDLTFFGLLTPIAIFFIVQDKNWTEMFSQLPGWQIVLAGGLVLGGIICMALFFQTGLWAKVIHSMANASPLGRRQRWPGKFRHFRWELKRSMRRTWLITRFLFRKRRSALLINFCLASIQWVCRYGALPLILLAFGSLKNPFPLLFIQGFLFLFAMLVFLPGGGGGVEVATAFILGHFVPVPMVGLVLILWRFSTYHLYLLGGGAVFFYVSAHMDKLFPPRILETIAPIGVETERNKAS; from the coding sequence ATGTCAGATAACCAATCAAACTCTCCCCATAAATTTGGCAAATACCTCCGCTACGGCTTACAAGGCGTAATCCTGGGCATAATCGCTACAGCTATCATTCTATTTTTTACTACTGAGGAGGCAACCTGGGACTATATCGCTCAATTTAATTGGTGGTACGCTCCAGTCATTCTTTCAGCAATTGTAGTTGCCTGGTTTTGTAATGGTGGCCGTATCTGGATAAATTCACGTGCCCTTGGTCACCAGCTCCAATACCGTCAGGCCATTTCAGTATCCATGTCTACAGAGTTCGGCATAGCCGCCTCTCCCGCAGGGATGGGCGGAACAGCGCTTCGATTGTTTTTACTGAAAAAAGCGCATGTCCCGTTAACCACAAGCGCGTCCATGCTGGCGGCAGATGTAATGGTAGATCTTACCTTTTTCGGCCTGCTTACTCCCATCGCGATTTTTTTTATAGTCCAGGACAAAAACTGGACGGAGATGTTCTCCCAATTGCCTGGCTGGCAAATCGTCCTGGCAGGGGGTCTTGTCCTGGGCGGGATCATTTGTATGGCCCTCTTTTTTCAAACAGGGCTCTGGGCCAAAGTCATTCACAGTATGGCTAACGCATCGCCTCTCGGTCGTCGCCAAAGGTGGCCGGGAAAATTTCGTCATTTTCGTTGGGAATTGAAACGTAGCATGCGTCGCACCTGGCTAATCACACGATTCCTTTTCCGCAAACGACGTAGTGCCCTTCTCATTAATTTCTGTTTGGCGTCGATTCAATGGGTCTGCCGGTATGGGGCTCTTCCCTTGATTTTGTTGGCATTTGGAAGTTTAAAAAATCCTTTCCCACTCCTGTTCATCCAAGGCTTTTTGTTCCTGTTTGCTATGCTGGTATTTCTGCCAGGTGGTGGCGGAGGAGTAGAGGTTGCAACGGCGTTTATTCTCGGGCACTTCGTCCCGGTGCCCATGGTGGGCCTGGTCCTTATCCTTTGGCGCTTTAGCACCTACCACCTTTATTTACTAGGAGGCGGCGCTGTCTTTTTTTATGTCAGCGCCCACATGGATAAACTCTTTCCTCCCAGGATCCTGGAAACGATTGCACCAATCGGAGTGGAAACAGAAAGAAACAAGGCCTCCTAA
- a CDS encoding GNAT family acetyltransferase, giving the protein MSLKIRPYLPSDRQAVRDICCETGFMGNPIDPVYIDRDAFADFFTRYYTDVEPESALVAVDEDRVVGYLLGCFKYNSVNRQTLWIILTRTVPKIVGRVLTFRYNRASFKFLSWFLFKAFAETPKSVPDAAHFHINMYKEYRTGIAGRRLIFPFVNSVAKKGLKGVFGQMQVYEDRRSEKIFERYGFKFIDRKEITKYKDYHDQRVWVATIYREFDKDDAVPIPEVT; this is encoded by the coding sequence GCGACATTTGTTGCGAAACAGGATTTATGGGAAATCCCATTGACCCGGTCTATATCGACAGAGATGCCTTCGCCGATTTTTTCACTCGCTACTATACCGATGTTGAACCCGAAAGTGCCTTGGTTGCCGTTGATGAGGATCGCGTAGTCGGGTACCTCCTCGGATGTTTCAAATATAATTCGGTCAATCGACAAACTTTGTGGATCATTTTGACAAGGACGGTTCCAAAAATAGTAGGACGCGTTCTAACGTTTCGTTACAACCGTGCTTCATTTAAGTTTCTCAGTTGGTTCCTTTTTAAAGCTTTCGCGGAAACGCCAAAAAGCGTTCCGGATGCGGCCCACTTTCATATTAACATGTATAAAGAATACCGAACAGGAATCGCGGGCAGGCGTCTTATTTTTCCGTTCGTTAACAGCGTTGCCAAAAAGGGACTCAAGGGGGTTTTTGGTCAGATGCAAGTCTACGAAGATCGCCGATCAGAAAAAATATTCGAACGCTACGGTTTCAAATTCATTGATCGAAAAGAGATCACCAAATATAAAGATTATCATGATCAACGTGTTTGGGTAGCGACCATTTACCGGGAATTTGATAAGGACGATGCGGTGCCAATTCCGGAGGTGACATGA
- a CDS encoding SulP family inorganic anion transporter, whose protein sequence is MFDLFTKSRGNWKDDILSGLTVALALVPEAIAFSFAAGVDPLVGLWAAVFMGFITASFGGRPGMISGATGAIAVVVGKAVQYGDAQGEGLGLQYLFTVIMLAGVIQIIFGLLRLGRFIRLVPHPVMMGFVNGLAIVILMAQFASFKTPDGSWIAPSQLMVIGALIVLTMLIIQFFPKLTKAVPSTLVAIVGVGLISYFWTGSKTVADVLFEGTGSSILSGAFPLPTIPTGYIVWNWESLKVIGGTALTVAMVGIIESLMTLQLIDDLTETRGAGNRECIAQGGANFLSGLFGGMGGCAMIGQSLINIKSGGRGRTSGVVAALALAIFIMVGGPVIGQIPIAALVGVMFMVVIGTFEWSTFQTFGRVPVSEIFVIVAVTLITVFLHNLALAVFAGVILSALVFAWESAKHVRLNPQDLPDGSRVYGLQGLLFFGSVREFTECLSPANDPDEVIIDFLHARVCDYSSLETLNALTERYKNAGKRVRIRHLSPECQQLLHTAGSLIEVEVAEDDPHYTVARI, encoded by the coding sequence ATGTTTGATCTCTTTACGAAATCTCGCGGCAACTGGAAGGACGATATCCTTTCCGGGTTGACCGTTGCGCTCGCACTTGTGCCTGAGGCGATTGCCTTTTCTTTTGCAGCAGGTGTGGACCCACTCGTAGGGCTATGGGCTGCTGTGTTCATGGGCTTCATTACGGCCTCATTTGGAGGTCGGCCAGGTATGATTTCCGGCGCCACCGGCGCTATTGCCGTGGTGGTTGGTAAAGCAGTTCAGTATGGAGATGCCCAAGGTGAAGGCCTGGGTCTGCAATACCTGTTTACGGTTATTATGCTAGCCGGAGTGATCCAAATAATCTTCGGGCTTTTGAGATTAGGGCGATTCATCCGCCTGGTGCCGCATCCGGTTATGATGGGCTTTGTCAATGGCCTGGCCATCGTGATTTTGATGGCGCAATTTGCTTCATTTAAAACGCCCGATGGGTCCTGGATTGCCCCATCCCAGTTGATGGTTATTGGTGCTTTAATCGTCCTGACCATGCTCATCATCCAGTTTTTCCCAAAACTGACCAAGGCAGTGCCATCCACTTTGGTTGCTATTGTTGGGGTGGGATTAATCAGCTATTTCTGGACCGGATCCAAAACAGTTGCTGACGTTCTATTCGAAGGGACGGGTAGCAGTATCCTTAGCGGTGCGTTTCCGCTGCCGACTATTCCAACCGGATACATCGTTTGGAACTGGGAGAGCTTGAAAGTAATAGGCGGGACAGCACTTACCGTTGCGATGGTGGGGATCATTGAGTCCTTGATGACACTTCAGTTGATTGATGACCTGACCGAAACCAGAGGAGCAGGAAACCGGGAATGTATTGCCCAAGGCGGAGCGAATTTTTTGTCCGGCCTTTTCGGAGGTATGGGTGGTTGCGCCATGATCGGGCAAAGTTTGATTAATATTAAATCAGGTGGTCGGGGGCGTACCTCCGGCGTAGTTGCCGCACTTGCCTTGGCCATTTTTATCATGGTGGGTGGGCCCGTCATTGGCCAGATCCCGATCGCTGCACTGGTGGGCGTTATGTTCATGGTGGTTATTGGAACGTTCGAGTGGTCAACCTTTCAAACGTTTGGCCGTGTGCCGGTTTCGGAGATCTTCGTTATAGTTGCGGTCACCTTGATCACCGTATTTCTCCACAATCTTGCGCTGGCGGTATTCGCCGGTGTGATTCTTTCGGCCCTGGTCTTTGCTTGGGAAAGCGCCAAACACGTTCGGTTGAATCCTCAGGACCTCCCCGACGGTTCAAGAGTCTATGGGTTACAGGGGCTTTTATTTTTCGGCTCGGTTCGTGAGTTTACGGAGTGCTTGTCTCCGGCAAATGATCCGGACGAGGTAATCATCGACTTTCTGCATGCCCGCGTCTGCGATTACTCCAGCTTGGAAACACTCAATGCTTTGACTGAGCGTTATAAGAACGCCGGTAAACGGGTTCGCATACGTCACTTGAGTCCTGAATGCCAACAGCTGCTTCACACGGCAGGATCACTCATCGAAGTCGAAGTTGCCGAAGACGATCCTCATTACACCGTTGCCAGGATTTAG
- a CDS encoding fasciclin domain-containing protein produces MRTKSKILLMMAVLFTGAVSNAAEVINLSARAKVGSEEETFIIGFIVKGEAGEKVPIYMKGTGPTDNVSNPIADPNISLFKHMTDGPNEVIIANDDWKTGGQMFAISATQIPPASDAGAALIATVDPGEYSFHLADGVGAGGIGMAEVYDMTYNNIPGNLVSADDFTTLLAAISAAQPSTDIAGILSGEGPFTLFAPTDAAFAKIPAETLNGLLADPELLADILLYHAVVGAVPASSVGNGQVKMANGEKAVVQVTDAGGVIIQGANIIETDFMASNGIIHVIDSVILPPSGNENIVEAITAAGNFSILLQAAVDTGAAETLIGDGPFTLFAPSDEAFAALPEGVLESLTNEELLNILLYHVVTSEVPSSAVSNAKVTVANGAEAIIQVTADGGVIIQGANVTQTDIDGTNGIVHFIDKVILPPSPDGTIVDTLSGAGNFSTLLSAAVATGAADTLVTEGPFTLFAPTDAAFADLPEGTLESLTNEALLDILLYHVVVGTQVNAADVTAGDVTMGNGDMATLALGDGVTINESNVILTDLLGANGVVHVIDKSIVTSDVT; encoded by the coding sequence ATGAGAACGAAATCAAAAATCTTATTAATGATGGCAGTCCTGTTTACTGGGGCAGTCTCAAATGCAGCTGAGGTAATCAACTTATCCGCCAGAGCCAAAGTGGGTTCAGAAGAGGAAACTTTCATCATCGGATTTATCGTTAAGGGTGAAGCCGGAGAAAAAGTTCCAATATACATGAAGGGAACCGGCCCGACTGACAATGTAAGTAATCCCATTGCTGATCCGAATATCTCTCTATTTAAGCATATGACCGACGGTCCCAATGAAGTTATCATTGCCAATGACGATTGGAAAACTGGGGGGCAAATGTTTGCCATTAGTGCCACCCAAATTCCGCCCGCCAGTGATGCAGGCGCGGCTCTCATAGCAACCGTAGATCCCGGTGAGTATTCATTTCACCTTGCGGATGGTGTCGGAGCGGGAGGCATTGGAATGGCAGAGGTCTACGATATGACTTACAATAATATTCCAGGCAATCTGGTGAGTGCTGATGATTTCACTACCTTGCTGGCTGCAATTAGCGCGGCTCAACCAAGTACAGATATCGCTGGAATTCTCTCAGGCGAGGGACCTTTTACGCTGTTTGCTCCTACTGATGCGGCTTTCGCCAAGATCCCTGCCGAAACATTGAATGGGCTACTGGCTGACCCTGAACTGCTTGCCGACATTCTTCTTTACCACGCCGTAGTGGGTGCAGTACCCGCATCATCGGTCGGTAACGGTCAGGTTAAAATGGCAAATGGCGAAAAAGCGGTCGTTCAGGTGACTGACGCTGGAGGCGTAATTATCCAGGGGGCCAATATCATCGAAACTGATTTCATGGCCTCCAATGGCATTATTCATGTGATTGATTCAGTGATCCTGCCGCCATCCGGAAATGAAAATATCGTGGAAGCGATCACTGCCGCAGGTAACTTCAGTATTCTTCTCCAGGCTGCCGTCGATACAGGTGCGGCCGAAACTCTTATTGGAGATGGCCCCTTCACTCTCTTCGCCCCTTCCGACGAGGCATTTGCCGCATTGCCTGAAGGAGTTCTTGAGAGTCTGACAAATGAAGAGCTGTTAAATATACTGCTCTATCATGTAGTAACTTCAGAAGTTCCTTCATCAGCAGTATCCAACGCTAAGGTAACTGTGGCCAATGGCGCTGAGGCTATTATCCAGGTCACAGCAGATGGTGGTGTAATTATCCAGGGCGCCAATGTCACGCAAACCGACATCGATGGAACAAATGGGATAGTTCACTTCATCGACAAGGTCATTCTCCCGCCCTCACCTGATGGAACGATTGTTGACACTCTCAGTGGTGCTGGTAACTTTTCCACTTTGCTATCAGCCGCTGTTGCAACCGGTGCTGCGGATACACTGGTGACTGAGGGGCCATTTACCTTATTCGCGCCTACGGATGCTGCCTTTGCAGATCTTCCGGAAGGCACGCTGGAAAGTCTTACCAACGAAGCTCTCCTGGATATCCTCCTTTATCACGTCGTTGTCGGCACGCAGGTCAATGCAGCAGATGTAACCGCTGGAGATGTCACGATGGGCAATGGAGATATGGCGACTCTGGCCCTTGGTGACGGAGTAACCATCAATGAAAGTAATGTTATTTTAACCGACTTATTAGGAGCAAATGGAGTTGTTCACGTCATTGATAAAAGTATTGTTACCTCCGATGTAACATAA
- a CDS encoding polysaccharide deacetylase family protein translates to MNRTRKQLIISFHDLHPGSWETCRRFIEKSKQLGARNMTLLVIPQYHGQAPFTETPEFVEWLKGLDQADFDLCLHGYYHRAEAVRGNWYQRLMGNVYTTGEGEFYQLSQTQAEEKLAAGISLFTRNHLPVYGFTAPAWLVSAEAKAAIKEAGFLYNTLWDGVDLPSLNTFVKAPTLVYSSRNAWRRVVSKLWINLFHQWNRNTHILRLAIHPIDFDYPDIEAHLYGVLEKALRSRTTSTYRDLIPEDLRKPVSMAVS, encoded by the coding sequence ATGAATAGAACCCGGAAACAATTGATCATTTCCTTTCACGATCTCCATCCTGGATCCTGGGAGACCTGTCGGCGATTTATTGAAAAGAGTAAACAACTCGGCGCACGAAATATGACCTTGCTGGTTATTCCTCAGTACCACGGGCAAGCTCCGTTCACGGAGACCCCTGAATTCGTGGAATGGTTAAAAGGGTTGGATCAGGCGGATTTTGATCTTTGTCTGCACGGTTACTATCACCGAGCGGAGGCCGTTCGAGGTAATTGGTACCAGCGACTCATGGGCAATGTCTACACCACAGGCGAGGGAGAGTTTTACCAACTGTCCCAAACCCAGGCGGAAGAAAAGTTGGCCGCGGGAATCAGTTTGTTTACACGCAATCATCTTCCCGTTTATGGATTTACTGCTCCGGCCTGGCTCGTGAGCGCGGAAGCCAAAGCGGCGATCAAAGAGGCGGGGTTTCTATATAATACCCTTTGGGACGGAGTCGATTTGCCCTCCTTAAACACCTTTGTCAAAGCACCGACACTCGTATACAGTTCACGCAACGCTTGGAGGCGTGTCGTATCCAAGTTGTGGATCAATCTATTTCACCAATGGAACAGAAATACCCACATCCTCAGACTGGCGATTCATCCGATTGATTTCGACTACCCCGATATTGAAGCCCACCTTTATGGAGTTTTAGAAAAAGCACTTCGCTCAAGAACAACCAGCACCTACCGCGATCTTATTCCAGAGGATTTGCGAAAACCGGTCTCTATGGCAGTGAGCTAA